From the genome of Thermosynechococcus sp. NK55a:
CAAACCATTGCAGATTCAGTTTTTCTAACTGAGGCAACAGTGCTAGCGCAACCGCATCCTCCCCTTGGCGATCGGGGGGAATACTATTGAGGACGTGGGTTACCCCCTCAAGGGCAGCTGGTACTAGGGGAAATTGCTCCCCCTGCTGCTCCCATTTAAAAGGAAAACAGGGAATAGCGCTGAGTTCTGGCGGCAGCTCCCCCCGACGGTTGGTAATGACCACATCAATGCCTTGGGCTTGGAGCGATCGCGCTAACCAAGTTCCTGTATAACCACAACCCAGAATCAGAACCCGCATTGCGCGCTAGTCTTGGGAAGAGACTGCCGGTGCCTCCACCAAGCGCACCTTCGTAGCCAAGCCCAGCAATTGCAAGAAGCGAATGGTGAGCCACGTCAGATCCAGCTCCCACCACTGCAAACCATGGCGTGCCGAGTATTGATAGGCGTGGTGATTATTGTGCCAGCCCTCACCAAAGGTTAACAGGGCTACCCACCAGCAATTCGTTGAGTGATCCGTAGTTTCAAACGTGCGATAGCCAAAGGTATGGGTAGCACTATTGACCAGCCAAGTGGTGTGATAGACGGTTACAAGCCGCACAAAAATTCCCCAAACCACAAATGGCCAGCCCCCCCAAAGATAAAGGACAATGGCCAAGACCACCTGAATGGGAAGAAAGTACTTGTCAAGGAATTGATAGACGGGGTCATCAGCAATATCTTTGGTGAAACGGGGAATTTCTGCCTCCGCCGGCACCTCACGAAACATCCATTCAATATGGCTCCACCAAAAGCCCTTACGGGAATCGTGGTGATCATTCGGTTGATCGGAGTACAGATGGTGATGGCGGTGCAGCCCAACCCACCAAATCGGCCCCCCTTGCATTGAGAGCGTGCCGCAAAAGACCAGGAAATACTCCAGCCACTTGGGAACTTGGAAGCTACGATGGGAGACCAGACGGTGCCAACCAAGGGTAATACCGATGCCAGCGGTTAACCAGTGGAGCACAAGGGCCAGCAGGACTGCTCTCCAGCTAAACATGCTGGGTAAAAAAGCAAGAAGAGCACCGAGGTGTACAAAAATAATAAAGGTCGCCGTAGGCCAGGCAATGGGGGGTTTGGCAACGGTCGCTTGGGTCATGAACACATCCTTAAAACAACTGAATAGGTTGCTGTTCCCTCTAGACTGAGCTTGAACAACACCCATCAGACTTTAGTATAACGAGCTACGGTTGAGTATCTTTACTTAGAATGTTTTGCCCAAGACGAATGATTGAGCCTTTGCTTCTAGAAATTCCCTCTGGTGGGGGAAGTCTCTGGGGAAAGTGTCCCCGAAAATAGCAGGCATCATACCAAATAGCAGGCTGATTATTTCATTGTCTATGGTTTTGTAACGAAATGTTGCATTTTCTCAGATTGATCCCTAGGATAGAGGGTAAGGTGTGGTAGTTATAGGAATCATGAAAACGCCACGTTGGACACGACTCATTGACTTCCTACAGCGGGAGATGGCACTGCCCACCGCTGCCATTGACTTTGGCCTCAAGCACTGCGATGAGCAGGTGAATCTGTTGCCGGTTGTTCTTTGGCAGTATGGCTTGGTGAGCCTTGAGCAGCTTGACCGCATCTTCGATTGGCTAGAAGCTAGTCAGCCCTAGGGGCGCTCTCAGGATTCCTTTATTTATTTAGGCTTAATGAATTAGTGTTTCCTTAGCAACAAAGTCGTAGCTTTGGGAAATCCCTAACTGTTGAGGCACAGAGATGGGACTTTGCCAGCCCACGGGTT
Proteins encoded in this window:
- a CDS encoding fatty acid desaturase codes for the protein MTQATVAKPPIAWPTATFIIFVHLGALLAFLPSMFSWRAVLLALVLHWLTAGIGITLGWHRLVSHRSFQVPKWLEYFLVFCGTLSMQGGPIWWVGLHRHHHLYSDQPNDHHDSRKGFWWSHIEWMFREVPAEAEIPRFTKDIADDPVYQFLDKYFLPIQVVLAIVLYLWGGWPFVVWGIFVRLVTVYHTTWLVNSATHTFGYRTFETTDHSTNCWWVALLTFGEGWHNNHHAYQYSARHGLQWWELDLTWLTIRFLQLLGLATKVRLVEAPAVSSQD
- a CDS encoding DUF2949 domain-containing protein; this encodes MKTPRWTRLIDFLQREMALPTAAIDFGLKHCDEQVNLLPVVLWQYGLVSLEQLDRIFDWLEASQP